The Prosthecobacter algae genome has a segment encoding these proteins:
- a CDS encoding PSD1 and planctomycete cytochrome C domain-containing protein — protein sequence MLRYSLFLLAFSSAQAVDFVADIQPIFEQRCYGCHGGNKQEAAFRLDHKPSALKGGDFGLAIKPGHSADSILVHAIEGRNPKMKMPRKGDPLSAEEIGKIKAWIDAGAEWPDSASVSLETKVDHWAFKAPVKPALPAAIHPVDAFIQQRLTCEGLKPSPEAAPETLIRRVSLDLTGLPPTPEEVAAFVKDFRSSPKAYDRLIDKLLASPHYGERWGRHWLDAARYADSNGYEKDPMRHIWFYRDWVISAFNRDLPYDQFIIEQLAGDQLPKATQDQIVATGFLRNSMINEEGGVDPEQFRMEAMFDRMDTIGKSILGLTIGCTQCHNHKYDPISQAEYYQMFAFLNNDNEPWRVVYTSSEQMQRAQLLQGIQDLENKLKHEYADWPQRLDQWASQVKGNQPAWTTLKFEDDPSGGEKAIRQKDGSILAQGYAPTKSHVKFVVNLKDSQKNAAPTRTITAFRLELLNDPNLPAYGPGRSIKGMTALTEFTAEIKIGDKLTPLKFIKATADYGEPENTPLVPYARDKEADKDNRVTGPVTYAIDGDAKTAWGIDAGPGRRNVPRKAVFVLEKALVVTPDMELTVGLSMKHGGWNSDDLQTMNLGRYRISATDVPDATADPLPPAVRTWVEKKENASMKDAGIPSPVFAYFRTTVPEWKHLNDEIETLWKQHPEGTTTLVLDGRDEPRMTNLLKRGDFLKPGEKVAAGVPAMLNNPLTKTADGSRLTFARWMVSRQSPTTARAWVNRVWQAYFGTGLVDTPEDFGLQGSLPSHPELLDWLATEFMDKGWSNKDLHRLILTSATYRQESKVTPALLEKDPYNRLLARGPRFRVEGEVVRDIQLAVSGLLNPQLGGRSVMPPAPEYLFEKPVSYAPFPWKVEGDNQKYRRSVYVFRRRSTPFPFLGTFDVPNGETACVKRARSNTPLQALMTLNETLSMEAAQHLAHRMEKAGAGDDAKAISHGFSLCTSRPPTAKEAALLVDLLQRQRQIKAADEAPPMVVVARVLLNLDETITKE from the coding sequence ATGCTGCGGTATTCCCTTTTCCTCCTCGCCTTTTCTTCTGCTCAAGCGGTGGATTTTGTGGCGGACATCCAGCCTATCTTTGAGCAGCGCTGCTACGGCTGTCATGGCGGCAACAAACAGGAGGCGGCCTTCCGTCTGGATCACAAACCCAGCGCGCTGAAGGGGGGTGACTTTGGCCTGGCCATCAAGCCTGGGCACAGTGCAGATTCCATCTTGGTCCACGCCATCGAAGGCCGGAACCCGAAGATGAAAATGCCCCGCAAGGGAGATCCTCTTTCTGCCGAGGAGATCGGCAAAATCAAAGCCTGGATCGATGCTGGGGCCGAGTGGCCGGACAGTGCCAGCGTCAGTCTGGAAACGAAGGTGGACCACTGGGCCTTCAAAGCACCGGTGAAGCCAGCCCTGCCTGCCGCCATTCATCCAGTGGATGCCTTCATCCAGCAGCGCCTCACCTGCGAAGGCTTAAAACCTTCTCCAGAGGCTGCCCCGGAGACTCTCATTCGCAGGGTCTCTCTGGACCTTACGGGCCTACCGCCCACGCCTGAGGAAGTGGCTGCTTTTGTGAAGGATTTTAGAAGCTCCCCGAAGGCTTATGATCGCCTCATAGACAAGCTGCTGGCCAGCCCGCATTATGGCGAACGTTGGGGCCGCCACTGGCTGGATGCCGCCCGTTACGCAGACAGCAACGGTTATGAAAAGGATCCCATGCGGCACATCTGGTTTTACCGCGACTGGGTCATCAGCGCTTTCAATCGTGACCTGCCCTATGACCAGTTCATCATCGAGCAGCTCGCCGGCGACCAGTTGCCCAAAGCCACGCAGGACCAAATCGTCGCCACCGGATTTCTGCGCAACTCCATGATCAATGAAGAAGGTGGCGTGGACCCTGAGCAATTTCGCATGGAGGCCATGTTTGATCGCATGGACACCATCGGCAAAAGCATCCTCGGCCTCACCATCGGCTGCACCCAGTGCCATAACCACAAGTATGATCCCATCAGCCAAGCCGAATACTATCAGATGTTCGCCTTCCTGAACAATGACAACGAACCCTGGCGCGTCGTCTATACCAGCAGCGAGCAGATGCAGCGCGCGCAGCTTTTGCAAGGCATCCAGGACCTGGAAAACAAGCTGAAGCACGAGTACGCCGACTGGCCTCAACGTCTGGACCAATGGGCCTCTCAGGTGAAAGGCAACCAACCCGCCTGGACCACCCTTAAATTTGAAGATGATCCCTCCGGCGGTGAAAAAGCCATCCGCCAAAAAGACGGCAGCATCCTGGCCCAAGGCTACGCACCCACCAAGTCTCACGTCAAATTCGTTGTGAACCTCAAGGACTCCCAGAAGAACGCAGCCCCTACGCGCACCATCACCGCCTTCCGCCTGGAACTTCTCAACGATCCCAACCTTCCAGCCTATGGCCCAGGTCGCTCCATCAAAGGCATGACCGCCCTCACCGAGTTCACGGCTGAAATCAAAATCGGTGACAAGCTCACTCCGCTGAAATTCATCAAGGCCACTGCTGATTATGGCGAGCCTGAAAACACGCCCCTGGTGCCCTACGCCCGCGACAAGGAAGCGGACAAGGACAACCGCGTCACCGGCCCGGTCACTTACGCCATCGATGGCGATGCCAAAACGGCCTGGGGCATTGATGCCGGACCTGGCCGTCGAAACGTGCCCCGCAAAGCGGTCTTCGTTTTGGAAAAGGCCCTGGTCGTCACCCCCGACATGGAACTCACCGTCGGCCTCAGCATGAAGCATGGCGGCTGGAACAGCGATGACCTGCAAACGATGAATCTAGGCCGCTACCGCATCAGCGCCACCGATGTCCCTGACGCCACGGCTGATCCCCTGCCACCAGCCGTCCGCACCTGGGTGGAGAAAAAGGAGAATGCCTCCATGAAGGACGCAGGCATCCCATCCCCCGTCTTTGCTTATTTCCGCACTACTGTTCCCGAATGGAAGCACCTCAACGACGAGATCGAAACTCTCTGGAAACAGCATCCCGAAGGCACCACCACCTTGGTGCTGGACGGACGCGATGAACCCCGCATGACGAACCTACTAAAGCGTGGGGATTTCCTCAAGCCAGGTGAGAAAGTGGCCGCCGGTGTACCTGCGATGCTGAACAATCCCTTAACAAAGACTGCGGACGGCTCCCGCCTCACCTTCGCCCGCTGGATGGTTTCCCGTCAGTCTCCCACCACAGCACGGGCCTGGGTGAACCGGGTCTGGCAGGCTTACTTTGGCACGGGATTGGTGGATACACCGGAGGACTTTGGCCTCCAAGGCAGCCTGCCCAGCCACCCCGAACTGCTGGATTGGCTCGCGACCGAGTTCATGGATAAAGGCTGGTCTAACAAAGACCTGCATCGCCTCATCCTCACCAGCGCCACCTACCGCCAAGAGAGCAAAGTCACGCCTGCACTTCTAGAAAAAGATCCTTACAATCGCCTACTGGCCCGCGGGCCTCGCTTCCGCGTGGAAGGTGAAGTGGTGCGTGATATCCAGCTCGCAGTCAGCGGATTGTTAAATCCTCAGTTGGGCGGGCGCAGTGTCATGCCGCCGGCCCCGGAGTACTTGTTTGAAAAGCCGGTGAGCTACGCTCCTTTTCCCTGGAAGGTGGAAGGGGATAACCAAAAGTATCGCCGAAGCGTCTATGTCTTCCGTCGTCGCAGCACCCCCTTTCCTTTCCTCGGCACCTTCGATGTGCCCAATGGGGAAACGGCCTGCGTGAAACGCGCCCGCAGCAACACACCGCTTCAGGCCCTGATGACGCTCAATGAAACCCTCAGCATGGAGGCAGCCCAACATCTGGCCCATCGCATGGAAAAAGCCGGCGCAGGCGATGATGCCAAAGCCATCTCCCATGGCTTCAGCCTTTGCACCTCACGCCCACCCACCGCCAAAGAAGCCGCCCTGCTGGTGGATCTGCTGCAACGTCAGCGGCAGATCAAAGCCGCCGACGAAGCTCCTCCGATGGTGGTCGTCGCCCGCGTCCTGCTGAACCTTGATGAGACCATCACCAAGGAGTGA
- a CDS encoding DUF1501 domain-containing protein, which yields MFHTPTFYSRRHFLRDCTYGLGKVAAAGLLTDSLSGAAAANPLSARGPHFAPKAKRVIHLFMAGAPSQLETFDPKPMLTKYEGKPIPPEVIGGQRYAFIRSDAAALGPRFKFAQHGQSGAWISEVMPHVAKIADELCIIRSVKTDQFNHAPAQIFFQTGFGQPGRPCMGSWALYGLGAETQNLPAFVVMSTGSGLSGGTALMSSGFLPTIYNGVRFRNSGDPILNVSSPAGIDSRAQRDTLDLVSQLNQKRLGAVGDPEIATRIASYEMAFRMQTSAPELTDLRSESKETLEMYGCDPDKPSYARACLLARRMIERGVRFVNIYHEGWDAHSNVEGNVRNNCKETDQASAALVKDLKQRGLLDDTLVVWGGEFGRTPMVETNPALGRALGRDHHPQAFTIWMAGGGVKGGQTIGATDELGFNVVEDPVHVHDVQATMLHLMGFDHERLTFHTQGRDYRLTDVHGHVVKKVLA from the coding sequence ATGTTTCACACCCCCACCTTCTATTCACGCCGTCACTTCCTGCGTGATTGCACTTATGGTTTGGGCAAAGTGGCCGCTGCCGGTCTGCTGACGGATTCCCTCAGCGGTGCTGCTGCCGCGAATCCCCTGAGCGCGCGGGGCCCGCACTTCGCCCCGAAGGCCAAGCGGGTGATCCATCTCTTCATGGCCGGAGCCCCCAGCCAGCTCGAGACCTTCGACCCCAAGCCCATGCTCACCAAGTATGAAGGCAAGCCCATCCCGCCCGAGGTCATTGGAGGGCAGCGTTACGCCTTCATCCGGTCGGATGCAGCCGCTTTGGGCCCCCGGTTCAAATTCGCGCAGCATGGGCAGAGCGGGGCCTGGATTTCCGAGGTGATGCCGCATGTGGCCAAGATCGCCGATGAGCTGTGCATCATCCGTTCCGTGAAAACGGACCAGTTCAATCACGCCCCCGCGCAGATCTTTTTCCAGACGGGTTTTGGCCAGCCGGGCCGACCCTGCATGGGTTCCTGGGCACTTTACGGCCTCGGCGCTGAGACGCAAAACCTGCCTGCCTTTGTGGTCATGTCCACCGGCTCAGGTCTCAGCGGTGGCACGGCCCTCATGTCCAGCGGCTTCCTGCCCACGATCTACAACGGCGTGCGCTTCCGCAACAGTGGCGACCCGATCCTGAATGTCTCCAGCCCTGCGGGCATTGATTCGCGCGCGCAGCGAGACACGCTAGACCTCGTCAGCCAGCTCAATCAAAAACGCCTCGGTGCAGTGGGAGATCCCGAGATCGCCACCCGCATCGCCTCCTATGAAATGGCCTTCCGCATGCAGACGAGCGCACCGGAACTCACGGACCTGCGCAGCGAGAGCAAGGAGACCCTGGAGATGTATGGCTGCGACCCTGACAAGCCCAGCTACGCCCGCGCCTGCCTGCTGGCCCGGCGCATGATCGAGCGCGGGGTGCGTTTCGTAAACATCTACCACGAAGGCTGGGATGCCCACTCCAACGTCGAAGGCAACGTACGCAACAACTGCAAGGAGACCGACCAGGCCAGTGCAGCTCTGGTGAAGGACCTCAAACAACGAGGTCTGCTGGACGATACGCTGGTGGTCTGGGGCGGTGAGTTTGGCCGCACCCCGATGGTGGAAACCAATCCGGCGTTAGGCCGTGCGCTTGGCCGCGATCACCATCCGCAGGCCTTTACCATCTGGATGGCGGGCGGCGGTGTCAAAGGTGGCCAGACCATCGGGGCGACGGATGAACTAGGCTTCAATGTCGTGGAAGATCCCGTCCACGTTCACGATGTGCAGGCCACCATGCTCCACCTCATGGGCTTCGATCATGAACGCCTCACCTTCCACACCCAAGGCCGTGACTACCGCCTCACCGATGTCCACGGCCACGTCGTCAAGAAGGTCCTCGCGTGA
- a CDS encoding PSD1 and planctomycete cytochrome C domain-containing protein — translation MPRLFAIFALALPASLTAAALDFQRDVRPILSNHCYHCHGPDEQGRKGKLRLDIREDALKAGKSGEVAILPGKAEASEIIRRILSEDEDELMPPPHAKKPITAAQKATLKQWVAEGAEYAPHWAFAKPIAATVPAGVHPVDHMIQGKLHEAGLKLAPEADPYTLARRVSLDLTGLQPTTDELEAFVTAFKTEPQAAYEAYVDKLLASPAYGERWARRWLDLARYADTNGYEKDRERSIWPYRDWVIQSLNADMPFDQFSIEQLAGDMLPGATLAQRIATGFHRNTMLNEEGGIDPLEFRFHAMTDRVATTGATWLGLTMQCTQCHTHKFDPITHTEYYGMMAFLNNADEPDLDLPDDALAAKHEANLQKAAALLKELPSKWPNQKNGSTAETAFDQWLTTERARTIPWQTLKPTKASTNLPLLAIDSDGSVLASGDITKSDTYDLTLTPSKQPVSAIRLEALPHESLPAHGPGMCNYEGPKGDFFMGEFKVIVNGQPVKVVSATESYFKNNFGKNPATAQQAIDGDPQTGWSCAARYGERHEAVFILAQPVPAGAEIRVIMQFGRHYACPLGHFRLSASADSKAVAHDMDNELTTLLLKPELAAAERQTLWEHFLLTAPPLAAEAKAIRNLRIAPTLPTSLVMRERPANHQRPTFRHHRGEFTQPKEPVQPVTLAVLHPFPRAAPKTRLEFARWLMSPENPLTPRVVVNRQWATLFGRGLVKTVDDFGYQGSLPSHPELLDSLAVEFVRQGWSMKKLHRLLVTSATYRQSVQVSDLSQAKDPENILYSRFPRVRLEAEMIRDSMLKAAGLLNLKLGGPSVYPPQPDSVTEVAYGKFKWTPSTGEDRYRRSLYTFSKRTAPFALYTTFDAPTGDACLVKREASNSALQALTIMNDVIFTEGAQALGNLLAKEAGGDEAALRQLYLRVLSRQPEADEIQLMQTFLQQQRARLKSGDLKAAEICGQANAPSPEAATWTLASRALFNLDEFITKN, via the coding sequence ATGCCCCGTCTGTTTGCCATCTTTGCCCTCGCCCTGCCTGCGTCGCTCACCGCCGCGGCGCTCGACTTTCAACGCGATGTGCGCCCCATCTTGTCCAACCACTGCTACCACTGCCACGGCCCGGATGAGCAGGGTCGCAAAGGCAAGCTGCGGCTGGACATTCGCGAAGACGCCCTGAAGGCGGGCAAATCCGGCGAGGTAGCCATCCTCCCCGGCAAGGCCGAAGCCAGCGAGATCATCCGCCGCATCCTTTCCGAAGATGAGGACGAGCTGATGCCGCCGCCCCATGCGAAAAAGCCCATCACCGCCGCCCAAAAAGCCACACTAAAACAATGGGTGGCCGAGGGGGCTGAATACGCCCCCCACTGGGCCTTTGCCAAACCCATCGCCGCCACCGTGCCCGCAGGAGTCCACCCCGTGGATCACATGATCCAGGGAAAGCTCCACGAAGCCGGACTGAAACTGGCCCCGGAGGCCGATCCTTACACCTTGGCCAGGCGTGTCTCTTTGGACCTGACGGGACTGCAACCCACGACGGATGAACTGGAGGCCTTTGTGACCGCCTTCAAAACCGAGCCGCAGGCTGCCTATGAAGCCTATGTGGACAAACTGCTGGCCTCTCCCGCCTATGGCGAACGCTGGGCCCGCCGCTGGCTGGACCTCGCCCGGTATGCCGATACCAACGGTTACGAAAAAGACCGTGAGCGCAGCATCTGGCCCTACCGCGACTGGGTCATCCAGTCGCTAAATGCCGACATGCCGTTTGATCAATTCAGCATCGAGCAACTCGCCGGTGACATGTTGCCCGGGGCCACGCTGGCGCAGCGCATCGCCACCGGGTTTCACCGCAACACCATGCTCAATGAAGAGGGCGGCATTGATCCCCTGGAATTTCGTTTCCATGCCATGACGGACCGCGTGGCGACGACCGGGGCCACCTGGCTGGGCCTCACCATGCAGTGCACCCAGTGTCACACGCACAAGTTCGATCCTATCACCCATACCGAGTACTACGGCATGATGGCCTTCCTCAACAATGCGGACGAGCCGGACCTGGACCTGCCCGATGACGCCCTCGCCGCGAAGCATGAGGCCAATCTCCAAAAAGCCGCCGCTTTACTGAAGGAGCTGCCCTCCAAATGGCCTAACCAAAAAAACGGAAGCACCGCAGAAACGGCCTTTGATCAGTGGCTGACCACCGAACGTGCTCGCACGATCCCGTGGCAGACGCTGAAGCCCACGAAGGCCTCGACCAATCTTCCTCTGCTGGCCATCGACTCAGACGGCAGCGTCCTCGCCTCCGGCGACATCACCAAGTCAGACACCTACGATCTCACCCTCACCCCCTCGAAACAGCCCGTCTCCGCCATTCGTCTGGAGGCCCTGCCCCATGAAAGCCTGCCTGCGCATGGCCCCGGCATGTGCAACTACGAAGGCCCGAAAGGCGATTTCTTCATGGGCGAGTTCAAGGTCATCGTGAACGGCCAGCCCGTGAAGGTGGTCTCTGCGACGGAGAGCTATTTCAAAAACAACTTTGGCAAAAACCCCGCCACCGCCCAACAGGCCATTGATGGAGATCCCCAAACAGGCTGGAGTTGCGCCGCCCGCTATGGCGAACGTCACGAAGCCGTTTTTATCCTGGCACAGCCTGTTCCTGCCGGGGCCGAGATCCGTGTGATCATGCAGTTTGGCCGTCACTACGCCTGCCCACTGGGCCACTTCCGCCTCTCGGCCAGTGCAGATTCAAAGGCCGTCGCGCACGACATGGACAACGAACTTACTACCCTGCTTTTAAAGCCGGAACTGGCTGCTGCTGAAAGGCAGACCCTGTGGGAGCACTTCCTTCTCACCGCCCCACCCCTCGCCGCAGAGGCCAAGGCGATTCGGAATCTACGCATTGCGCCCACCCTGCCCACCAGCCTCGTCATGCGCGAGCGCCCGGCCAATCACCAGCGCCCCACCTTCCGCCATCATCGCGGGGAATTCACCCAGCCCAAAGAGCCCGTTCAGCCAGTGACCCTGGCCGTCCTGCATCCATTTCCTCGGGCGGCCCCCAAGACCCGACTGGAGTTCGCCCGTTGGCTCATGTCCCCTGAAAATCCTCTCACCCCCCGGGTGGTGGTGAACCGCCAGTGGGCCACGCTGTTTGGTCGTGGGCTGGTGAAAACGGTGGATGACTTTGGCTATCAGGGCTCACTGCCAAGCCACCCCGAATTGCTCGATTCGCTTGCCGTGGAGTTTGTTAGGCAGGGCTGGTCCATGAAGAAGCTGCATCGCCTGCTGGTGACAAGTGCCACGTATCGGCAATCGGTCCAGGTCTCCGATCTCAGCCAGGCCAAGGACCCAGAAAACATTCTCTACTCCCGCTTTCCTCGCGTGCGGCTGGAGGCTGAGATGATCCGCGACTCCATGCTCAAGGCCGCAGGTTTGCTGAATCTTAAGTTAGGCGGCCCCAGCGTCTATCCACCCCAGCCGGACAGCGTCACGGAGGTCGCCTACGGCAAATTTAAGTGGACCCCCAGTACGGGAGAAGACCGCTACCGCCGCAGCCTCTACACCTTCAGCAAACGCACCGCCCCCTTTGCGCTTTATACCACCTTTGACGCGCCCACGGGAGACGCCTGCCTAGTCAAACGCGAAGCTTCCAACTCCGCCCTCCAGGCCCTCACGATCATGAACGATGTCATCTTCACGGAAGGTGCCCAGGCCCTCGGCAACCTGCTCGCTAAAGAGGCAGGCGGGGATGAAGCAGCCCTTCGTCAGCTTTACCTGCGGGTGCTTTCTCGCCAGCCTGAGGCGGATGAAATCCAGCTCATGCAGACCTTCCTCCAGCAGCAGCGTGCGCGCCTGAAGTCAGGCGACCTCAAAGCCGCTGAAATCTGCGGCCAAGCCAACGCACCCTCGCCTGAAGCCGCCACCTGGACCCTCGCCTCCCGCGCCCTCTTTAACCTCGACGAGTTCATCACCAAAAATTAA
- a CDS encoding beta-hydroxyacyl-ACP dehydratase: MLQPAPLVQALSALPHGPSFRFVDELVSMEAGVTATGRWTLKGDEAFLEGHFPGQPLLPGVIMIESLAQLGGILAQSDRGDQPLKNVRLTAVRQFKILGSIPPGETLTIVARRDAVMPGLVQVSGEITTADGTRLATGSVILSGEE, translated from the coding sequence ATGTTGCAGCCAGCCCCGCTTGTCCAAGCCCTTTCCGCGCTTCCCCACGGTCCCTCCTTTCGCTTTGTTGATGAACTGGTTTCCATGGAGGCGGGAGTCACCGCCACGGGCCGCTGGACCCTCAAGGGCGATGAAGCCTTCCTCGAAGGGCATTTTCCGGGCCAACCTTTGCTCCCAGGTGTCATCATGATCGAATCCCTCGCCCAGCTCGGCGGCATCCTCGCCCAGAGCGACCGGGGGGATCAGCCTCTGAAAAATGTTCGTCTCACCGCCGTCCGCCAATTCAAGATCCTCGGCAGCATCCCCCCTGGCGAGACCCTCACCATCGTCGCCCGGCGGGATGCCGTGATGCCTGGCCTCGTCCAGGTCAGCGGGGAGATCACCACCGCCGACGGCACCCGCCTGGCCACAGGCAGCGTCATCCTCAGCGGCGAGGAATAG
- a CDS encoding lysophospholipid acyltransferase family protein produces MAPNHPALWDAVFVLAEVDHMACVLKASLMCNPILFGGATAAGFIPNEPTHKMLRQCIDTLKEGGRLLFFPEGTRTRPEHGRLNPFQGGLAVVAKNAGVPIWPVFVETNSRYLNKGWPLWHLPTEKVRLRMTVGEPLRFPEHGEAQPFIDELRQRYLLALESPTA; encoded by the coding sequence GTGGCACCCAACCACCCGGCGCTGTGGGATGCGGTGTTCGTGCTGGCGGAGGTTGACCACATGGCCTGCGTGCTGAAAGCATCCCTGATGTGCAATCCGATTTTGTTCGGAGGGGCGACGGCCGCTGGCTTCATCCCGAACGAACCTACTCACAAAATGCTGCGCCAGTGCATCGATACATTAAAGGAAGGGGGACGACTGCTGTTCTTTCCAGAAGGCACCCGCACGCGCCCGGAGCATGGGCGGCTGAACCCTTTCCAAGGTGGGCTGGCCGTGGTGGCGAAGAATGCGGGGGTGCCGATCTGGCCCGTTTTTGTGGAAACCAACAGCCGCTACCTGAACAAGGGCTGGCCGCTGTGGCACCTGCCGACGGAAAAAGTGCGCCTACGCATGACGGTGGGGGAACCGCTGCGATTTCCTGAACACGGCGAAGCCCAACCATTCATTGATGAACTGCGCCAGCGTTACCTGCTGGCCCTGGAATCCCCTACCGCATGA
- a CDS encoding glycosyltransferase family 2 protein, translating to MKILVLIPSYNTGRILPQTVTDVLKHWPEVWVVMDGSTDGSAALLEPLKATAPGLKVISIAKNGGKGAAVLHGTRLAHEAGYTHVLTMDADGQHPTDDIPRFVTLAQKYPDAVMMGTPVFGPEAPQLRVQGRKISNMWANLETLNWGIPDTLFGMRLYPVPLLLRAFRGTIWARRFDYDTEIAVRLAWQGAPMLAVPTTVRYLTQEEGGVSQFRYFRDNSVLTWMHARLLFGFAWRLPLLLLRIGRGGNPLRKVTA from the coding sequence ATGAAGATCCTGGTCCTGATCCCCAGCTACAACACCGGGCGCATCCTGCCCCAGACCGTCACCGACGTGCTGAAACACTGGCCTGAAGTGTGGGTGGTGATGGATGGCAGCACCGATGGCAGCGCGGCCCTGCTGGAGCCACTGAAGGCGACGGCCCCTGGGCTGAAGGTGATCTCCATCGCCAAAAACGGCGGCAAGGGGGCGGCCGTGCTGCATGGCACGCGCCTGGCCCACGAGGCGGGCTACACCCATGTGCTGACGATGGATGCGGATGGCCAGCACCCCACGGATGACATTCCCCGCTTTGTGACGCTGGCCCAAAAGTACCCGGATGCCGTGATGATGGGCACGCCTGTTTTCGGCCCGGAGGCCCCGCAACTGCGCGTGCAAGGGCGTAAAATTTCCAACATGTGGGCCAATCTGGAGACCCTGAACTGGGGCATCCCAGACACGCTTTTTGGCATGCGCCTTTACCCTGTGCCGCTGCTGCTGCGCGCCTTTCGCGGCACCATCTGGGCGCGGCGCTTTGACTATGACACGGAGATCGCCGTGCGTCTGGCCTGGCAGGGAGCGCCGATGCTGGCGGTGCCGACGACGGTGCGCTATCTCACCCAGGAGGAGGGGGGGGTTTCGCAGTTCCGCTATTTCCGGGACAACAGCGTGCTGACGTGGATGCATGCGCGGCTGCTGTTCGGCTTTGCCTGGAGGCTGCCATTGTTGCTCTTACGCATTGGACGAGGAGGCAATCCCCTGCGTAAAGTCACGGCATGA
- a CDS encoding class I SAM-dependent methyltransferase: protein MTPTPAQLENIAALCDRRWDFFYTRSKLASDPVYQAVVREIGESPLPVLDIGCGIGLLAHYLRACGHTAQVTGFDYDQRKIDSAGAMVRKSGQQGLTFSAGDARTGLPEFSGHVVILDILQFFTPAEQNALITAAAARVAPGGKLVIRTGLRDDSWRFRVTVLGDYLAKVTFWMKAAPTCYPDAEQFRKVLTEAGLQVEISPLWGGTPFNNHLIVAQR, encoded by the coding sequence ATGACGCCCACCCCGGCCCAACTCGAAAACATCGCCGCCCTTTGTGACCGGCGGTGGGATTTCTTTTACACGCGTTCCAAGCTCGCCAGCGATCCCGTTTACCAGGCGGTGGTGAGGGAGATCGGGGAGAGTCCCCTGCCAGTGCTGGACATCGGCTGCGGCATCGGGCTGCTGGCCCATTACCTCCGTGCCTGCGGGCATACTGCGCAGGTGACCGGCTTTGACTATGACCAGCGCAAAATCGACAGTGCCGGGGCGATGGTGCGCAAGTCTGGCCAGCAGGGACTGACCTTTTCCGCCGGTGATGCGCGCACGGGGCTGCCTGAATTCAGCGGGCATGTGGTGATTCTGGACATTCTGCAATTTTTCACCCCAGCGGAGCAAAATGCGCTGATCACAGCGGCGGCGGCCCGGGTGGCCCCTGGCGGAAAACTGGTGATCCGCACCGGACTGCGGGATGATTCCTGGAGGTTTCGCGTGACGGTGCTGGGGGATTACCTAGCGAAGGTGACCTTCTGGATGAAGGCTGCGCCGACCTGCTACCCGGATGCGGAGCAGTTCAGAAAAGTGCTGACCGAAGCGGGCCTGCAGGTGGAAATCAGCCCTCTGTGGGGGGGGACCCCGTTCAACAATCATCTGATTGTTGCACAAAGGTAA